Proteins co-encoded in one Aminivibrio pyruvatiphilus genomic window:
- a CDS encoding chromate transporter — protein sequence MSAVLALFWSFLKIGCVGYGGGPSMVPLIKEEVVNIQQWMSVTDFVDILAIGNALPGPIATKMSVVIGYDVGGAPGALAALAGTVLPSVIVLILLLRFVAMISGNPRVTSMLKGLRPVVVALLAYAAYDMSFGSLTGVLTWIIGGVTLLLMIFTKIHPALFVVAGAVAGALLGL from the coding sequence ATGAGCGCGGTTCTGGCGTTGTTCTGGTCTTTTCTGAAAATAGGGTGCGTGGGGTACGGCGGCGGACCGTCCATGGTTCCCCTCATCAAGGAGGAAGTGGTGAACATCCAGCAGTGGATGTCCGTCACCGACTTTGTGGATATTCTCGCCATAGGGAATGCCCTTCCGGGCCCCATAGCGACAAAGATGTCGGTGGTGATAGGGTATGACGTCGGCGGGGCTCCCGGCGCCCTTGCCGCCCTGGCGGGAACGGTGCTCCCGAGCGTCATCGTCCTGATCCTGCTCCTGAGGTTTGTGGCCATGATCAGCGGCAACCCCAGGGTCACGAGCATGCTGAAGGGGCTCCGCCCCGTGGTGGTGGCCCTGCTGGCCTATGCCGCCTACGACATGTCCTTCGGCTCACTGACGGGGGTTCTGACCTGGATCATCGGAGGGGTGACCCTGCTCCTGATGATTTTTACGAAGATCCACCCCGCCCTGTTCGTGGTGGCCGGGGCCGTGGCTGGAGCGCTGCTCGGGCTGTAG
- a CDS encoding chromate transporter, translated as MGKDLLALFVSFAKTGSVAYGGGPSMVPLLKAEVIERRKWIGTEDFMDALAIGNALPGPIITKMAAAIGYRKAGWPGALVALAGIILPSALALLVLMGFVSLVKDNPLVTSMLRGLRPVVVAMLAYAAWDMGPNALKNRTTWVIGSVSLALMIFSPLHPALIIVAGAVAGIALKL; from the coding sequence TTGGGAAAAGATCTTCTGGCCCTGTTCGTGTCCTTTGCGAAGACCGGGTCCGTAGCCTATGGCGGAGGGCCGTCCATGGTGCCCCTGCTGAAGGCCGAGGTGATCGAGCGCCGGAAATGGATCGGCACGGAGGATTTCATGGATGCACTGGCCATAGGCAATGCCCTCCCCGGGCCCATTATCACCAAGATGGCAGCCGCCATCGGATACCGGAAGGCCGGGTGGCCGGGAGCACTGGTGGCCCTTGCGGGGATCATTCTGCCGAGTGCCCTTGCCCTGCTGGTCCTGATGGGGTTTGTCTCCCTTGTGAAGGACAATCCCCTCGTGACGAGCATGCTGCGGGGGCTCCGTCCCGTGGTGGTGGCCATGCTTGCCTACGCGGCCTGGGACATGGGGCCGAATGCGCTGAAAAACCGGACCACCTGGGTCATCGGCTCCGTTTCCCTGGCCCTGATGATTTTTTCGCCCCTTCACCCCGCCCTGATCATCGTTGCCGGTGCCGTGGCGGGTATTGCGCTGAAACTGTAG
- a CDS encoding acetamidase/formamidase family protein: MNIVTSDNNIYAFSAEMKPVLEVSPGERILFETNDCFAGQIGSENDLCTEINFDYINPATGPVAVRGAEKGDLLGVFIEDIRVEEQAVSVVIPGEGALPGKVEKPVTRVVMIDREKGTCTFAGITLPLKPMIGVIGVAPEEGIFPTGTPAAHGGNMDTTDIRKGTTVWFPVRRSGAMLALGDCHAVMGDGEIGCSGAEVPARVTVVLDLLKGLSAPWPIAVTEKEIVIIASEESIERAVTSASEAMTDLVRKALGLSFEDALILCSLSMDLRISQVVDPKKTVRAAMPLSVLPWEKAKAALAGR; the protein is encoded by the coding sequence ATGAATATCGTCACGTCAGATAACAACATCTACGCCTTCAGCGCAGAGATGAAGCCCGTCCTTGAGGTTTCTCCCGGGGAGAGGATCCTCTTCGAGACGAATGATTGTTTTGCCGGGCAGATCGGGTCGGAAAACGACCTGTGCACTGAAATCAACTTCGATTACATCAACCCGGCCACCGGACCTGTGGCCGTCAGGGGGGCGGAAAAAGGAGACCTCCTCGGCGTGTTCATAGAGGATATCCGGGTGGAAGAGCAGGCCGTTTCAGTGGTCATTCCCGGAGAAGGCGCCCTTCCGGGAAAAGTGGAAAAGCCTGTTACCAGAGTGGTCATGATTGACCGGGAAAAAGGCACCTGCACCTTTGCAGGCATTACCCTGCCCCTGAAGCCCATGATCGGTGTCATCGGGGTGGCTCCTGAGGAAGGGATCTTCCCCACCGGTACCCCGGCAGCCCACGGAGGAAACATGGACACCACCGATATCCGCAAGGGAACGACAGTCTGGTTTCCCGTGCGCCGGAGCGGTGCCATGCTTGCCCTCGGCGACTGCCACGCGGTGATGGGGGACGGTGAAATCGGCTGTTCGGGAGCGGAAGTACCCGCCAGGGTCACCGTCGTCCTGGACCTGCTGAAGGGGTTATCCGCTCCGTGGCCCATTGCCGTGACGGAGAAAGAGATCGTCATCATCGCTTCGGAAGAATCCATCGAGCGGGCCGTCACTTCAGCGAGCGAGGCCATGACCGACCTGGTGCGGAAAGCTCTGGGCCTTTCCTTCGAAGATGCCCTCATTCTGTGCTCCCTTTCCATGGACCTGAGGATCAGCCAGGTAGTGGACCCGAAGAAGACCGTCAGGGCGGCCATGCCCCTGTCCGTCCTGCCCTGGGAAAAAGCGAAGGCCGCTCTTGCCGGACGGTGA